In Mycobacteriales bacterium, a single window of DNA contains:
- a CDS encoding sigma-70 family RNA polymerase sigma factor, translating into MTDTFSATASLLARAAQGDQRAWDELVSEHTRLLWAVARSFRLDAADANDVVQTTWLRLVEHLDRIEDPARLIGWLVTTARREAMRVLRRSGRERPVVEDTVLDRPDNAPPVDTGVLMDERDQALWAAFGRLGDKCQQLLRVAVADPKAYDEISAALGMPIGSIGPTRRRCLTQLRALIEGTVLVDEDGAR; encoded by the coding sequence ATGACCGACACGTTCAGCGCCACCGCCTCCCTGCTCGCCCGCGCGGCGCAGGGAGACCAGCGTGCCTGGGACGAGCTGGTCAGCGAGCACACCCGGCTGCTCTGGGCGGTCGCGCGCTCGTTCCGGCTCGACGCCGCGGACGCCAACGACGTGGTCCAGACGACCTGGCTGCGGCTGGTCGAGCACCTGGACCGGATCGAGGACCCGGCCCGGTTGATCGGCTGGCTGGTGACGACCGCGCGCCGGGAGGCGATGCGGGTGCTGCGCCGGTCCGGGCGCGAGCGGCCGGTCGTCGAGGACACCGTGCTCGACCGGCCGGACAACGCGCCGCCGGTCGACACCGGCGTGCTCATGGACGAGCGGGACCAGGCCCTGTGGGCCGCCTTCGGCCGGCTCGGCGACAAGTGCCAGCAGCTGCTGCGGGTCGCGGTCGCCGACCCGAAGGCGTACGACGAGATCTCGGCGGCGCTCGGCATGCCCATCGGCAGCATCGGCCCGACCCGGCGCCGTTGCCTGACCCAACTCCGTGCCCTCATCGAGGGAACCGTGCTGGTGGACGAGGACGGTGCCCGGTGA
- a CDS encoding UbiX family flavin prenyltransferase, giving the protein MTVPWVVGVAGASGTPYAKAVLTGLLDAGEGVELVVSRAARLTILDETGLTVRDAHWRQDVGAWLAREPVGVNYHPAGDLAATPASGSFPTRGMIVVPASTASVAGIALGLSRDLLQRAADVTLKERRTLVVVPRETPYTRATLQHLLALHDAGATVLPASPAFYAGAKDVQQLVDFIAARVLDAIGVEHDLIRRWTGRLGAAREEGPE; this is encoded by the coding sequence GTGACCGTCCCGTGGGTGGTGGGTGTCGCCGGCGCGTCCGGCACGCCGTACGCGAAGGCCGTCCTGACCGGCCTGCTCGACGCGGGGGAGGGCGTCGAGCTGGTCGTGTCGCGGGCCGCGCGGCTGACGATCCTGGACGAGACCGGACTGACCGTCCGGGACGCGCACTGGCGGCAGGACGTCGGCGCCTGGCTGGCGCGCGAGCCGGTCGGTGTCAACTACCACCCGGCCGGCGACCTGGCCGCGACGCCGGCCAGCGGATCGTTCCCGACCCGCGGCATGATCGTCGTCCCGGCCTCGACCGCGTCCGTGGCCGGCATCGCGCTGGGCCTGTCCAGGGACCTGCTCCAGCGGGCCGCCGACGTGACGCTCAAGGAACGCCGGACGCTGGTCGTGGTGCCGCGCGAGACGCCCTACACCCGGGCCACGCTCCAGCACCTGCTCGCCCTGCACGACGCGGGGGCGACCGTGCTTCCGGCCAGCCCGGCGTTCTACGCGGGCGCGAAAGACGTGCAGCAGCTCGTCGATTTCATCGCGGCCAGGGTGCTGGACGCGATCGGGGTCGAACACGACCTGATCCGCCGCTGGACCGGGCGCCTCGGTGCCGCCCGAGAGGAAGGCCCCGAGTGA
- a CDS encoding CHAT domain-containing protein, translating to MSRRPGRGADLADTAARLVGTDPALARRTAQDAVTAARTDRDGRAAALALWAHGRAALELGRLDEATQVLREAVREAGRAGEPEAAAEARVTLAYALSERGRTADALRQLDRAGDVLRGPLAGRVLMQRGVVLWRCGRTEEALEAYRRALPALRRGPDRLMEARLYNNRSLVHIDRNELAAAEADLLRTVELLRAEGQHALAADAETNLGFVTFRRGDVPAALGFLDSAEATYRANGVLPRELLLTRGELLLSVGAFDEARQTAERAIEQFTAAGWRSLLAEAQLLLSQAQLAGDDVAAAQGAASAAATLFGRQRRPGWAAVARYTALRADERAGQLTPQLRRRALREAGRLGARGWRAQELDARLIAARVALELGDVGTVRRELTRTAAARTRGSTELRIRAWYAEAMVRLATGREAAAEQALRAGFRVMEEQRATLGATELRVHVASHAHDVATLGIQLATRSGSPRKVLDWTERWRAGALRLRPVRPPDDEELAAALAELRRVAGDAEAALLAGRPPERLLARRSTLEDRVRRLTRQAAGPLFAPAQEPPTVERIGAELGDAVLVELIATVEDDVLSAVTVRDGEPRLHALGGRDAPRRELSALLFALRRLALGHGSAEAALEQVRRHAERLEAAVLGPLREVIADRPLVVVPTGSLRSVPWALLPACTGRPVTVAPSAAVWLQATSRRRPSGQRVVLVCGPGLPGAAAEISALARAYPAAARLEGADATVDGVLRALDGADVAHVAAHGRLRGDNPLFSALTMSDGPLTAYDLERLSRAPQLMLLPACQSGAGNVLAGDEVMGLTSALFALGARTAVATVIPVPDEATRPLMLALHDGLRRGLPVARALADAQAVADRSDPAALATAGGFVCYGAG from the coding sequence ATGAGCAGGCGCCCCGGCCGCGGCGCGGATCTGGCCGACACCGCCGCCCGGTTGGTGGGTACCGATCCGGCGCTCGCCCGCCGGACGGCTCAGGACGCGGTGACCGCCGCCCGCACCGATCGGGACGGCCGGGCCGCCGCCCTCGCGCTCTGGGCGCACGGCCGGGCCGCGCTGGAGCTGGGCCGCCTCGACGAGGCGACCCAGGTGCTGCGGGAGGCGGTCCGGGAGGCCGGGCGGGCGGGCGAACCGGAGGCGGCGGCCGAGGCGAGGGTGACCCTCGCGTACGCGCTGTCCGAGCGGGGCCGGACCGCCGACGCGCTGCGCCAGCTCGACCGGGCCGGGGACGTGCTGCGCGGCCCGCTGGCCGGCCGAGTGCTGATGCAGCGCGGTGTCGTGCTCTGGCGCTGCGGCCGTACCGAGGAGGCGCTGGAGGCGTACCGCCGGGCCCTGCCGGCGCTGCGCCGGGGCCCGGACCGGCTGATGGAGGCCCGGCTCTACAACAACCGCAGCCTGGTCCACATCGACCGCAACGAGCTGGCCGCGGCCGAGGCCGACCTGCTGCGCACGGTCGAGCTGCTCCGGGCCGAGGGTCAGCACGCGCTGGCCGCGGACGCCGAGACCAACCTCGGCTTCGTGACGTTCCGGCGCGGGGACGTGCCGGCGGCGCTGGGGTTCCTCGACTCGGCCGAGGCGACGTACCGGGCCAACGGGGTGCTGCCGCGGGAGCTGCTGCTGACCCGCGGCGAGCTGCTGCTGTCCGTGGGCGCGTTCGACGAGGCCCGGCAGACCGCGGAGCGGGCGATCGAGCAGTTCACCGCGGCGGGCTGGCGCTCGCTGCTGGCCGAGGCCCAGCTGCTGCTGTCCCAGGCGCAGCTGGCCGGCGACGACGTGGCCGCGGCCCAGGGCGCCGCCTCCGCGGCCGCGACGCTGTTCGGACGGCAGCGGCGGCCGGGCTGGGCCGCGGTGGCCCGCTACACGGCGCTGCGGGCGGACGAACGGGCCGGGCAGCTCACCCCGCAGCTGCGCCGGCGGGCGCTGCGGGAGGCCGGCCGGCTGGGCGCCCGGGGCTGGCGGGCCCAGGAGCTGGACGCGCGGCTGATCGCGGCCCGGGTCGCGCTGGAGCTCGGCGACGTCGGCACGGTGCGCCGGGAGCTGACCCGGACCGCCGCCGCCCGCACCCGCGGCAGCACCGAGCTGCGCATCCGGGCCTGGTACGCCGAGGCGATGGTCCGCCTCGCCACCGGCCGGGAGGCCGCGGCCGAGCAGGCGCTGCGGGCCGGGTTCCGGGTGATGGAGGAGCAGCGGGCCACCCTCGGCGCCACCGAGCTGCGGGTGCACGTGGCCAGCCACGCCCACGACGTCGCCACCCTGGGCATCCAGCTGGCGACCCGCAGCGGCTCGCCACGCAAGGTGCTGGACTGGACCGAGCGCTGGCGCGCCGGCGCCCTGCGGCTGCGACCCGTACGGCCCCCGGACGACGAGGAGCTGGCCGCGGCGCTGGCCGAGCTGCGCCGGGTCGCCGGCGACGCCGAGGCCGCGCTGCTGGCCGGGCGGCCACCGGAGCGGCTGCTGGCCCGCCGCAGCACCCTGGAGGACCGCGTCCGGCGGCTGACCCGGCAGGCGGCCGGCCCGCTGTTCGCGCCGGCCCAGGAGCCGCCGACGGTGGAGCGGATCGGCGCCGAGCTCGGCGACGCGGTGCTGGTCGAGCTCATCGCGACCGTGGAGGACGACGTCCTGTCCGCGGTGACCGTCCGGGACGGCGAGCCCCGGCTGCACGCTCTCGGCGGCCGGGACGCACCCCGCCGGGAGCTCAGCGCGCTGCTGTTCGCGCTGCGCCGGCTCGCCCTCGGGCACGGCTCGGCCGAGGCTGCGCTGGAGCAGGTCAGAAGGCACGCGGAGCGGCTGGAGGCAGCCGTGCTCGGTCCGCTGCGAGAGGTGATCGCCGACCGGCCGCTGGTGGTCGTGCCGACCGGCTCGCTGCGCTCCGTCCCCTGGGCCCTGCTCCCCGCCTGTACGGGCCGGCCGGTCACGGTGGCACCCTCGGCCGCGGTCTGGCTGCAGGCGACCTCCCGGCGCCGGCCGTCCGGGCAGCGGGTCGTGCTGGTCTGCGGGCCGGGGCTGCCGGGGGCGGCGGCGGAGATCTCGGCGCTGGCGCGGGCGTACCCGGCCGCGGCCCGGCTGGAGGGGGCGGACGCGACCGTCGACGGCGTGCTGCGGGCGCTGGACGGGGCCGACGTCGCCCACGTGGCCGCACACGGCCGGCTGCGCGGCGACAACCCGCTGTTCTCCGCGCTGACCATGTCCGACGGACCACTCACCGCGTACGACCTGGAGCGACTGTCGCGGGCCCCGCAGCTGATGCTGCTGCCGGCCTGCCAGTCCGGGGCCGGCAACGTGCTGGCCGGGGACGAGGTGATGGGGCTGACCTCGGCGTTGTTCGCGCTCGGGGCCCGGACCGCGGTGGCCACGGTGATCCCGGTGCCGGACGAGGCGACCCGGCCGCTGATGCTGGCGCTGCACGACGGGCTGCGCCGCGGGCTGCCGGTGGCCCGGGCCCTCGCGGACGCCCAGGCGGTTGCTGACCGTAGCGACCCGGCGGCGCTCGCGACCGCGGGCGGCTTCGTCTGTTACGGCGCCGGCTGA
- a CDS encoding PLD nuclease N-terminal domain-containing protein, with product MFIRFGGILFLAALAIWLYCVLDALSSDRDRIRTLSKGLWVAIILLGFIVGAVAWVVWGRPRASSPRRPTLGSSGRTAWPTRPGRTDDAPANGLFGRGTQLAPDDDPEFLASLDRRAAQEHEKLLGSWEEDLRRREEELRRDRGEGDGPDGPDLSAR from the coding sequence GTGTTCATTCGCTTCGGCGGGATCCTGTTCCTGGCTGCTCTCGCGATCTGGCTCTACTGCGTGCTCGATGCGCTCAGCTCTGATCGGGATCGGATCCGGACGCTGTCGAAGGGCCTGTGGGTGGCGATCATCCTGCTCGGTTTCATCGTCGGCGCGGTGGCCTGGGTCGTCTGGGGCCGGCCCCGGGCGTCCAGCCCGCGGCGGCCCACGCTCGGCTCCTCGGGCCGCACGGCGTGGCCCACCCGGCCCGGCCGGACCGACGACGCCCCTGCGAACGGTCTGTTCGGACGCGGTACCCAGCTCGCTCCCGACGACGACCCGGAGTTCCTGGCCTCGCTGGACCGGCGGGCCGCGCAGGAGCACGAGAAGCTGCTGGGGTCGTGGGAGGAGGACCTGCGGCGGCGCGAGGAGGAGCTTCGACGGGACCGCGGCGAGGGGGACGGACCGGACGGGCCGGACCTCTCCGCCCGTTAG
- a CDS encoding YciI family protein, translated as MKYLVMIYHNPASRAAWAGFSDAEKATGLQIYASLVEELAGSGELVVTEALADPAHGRRPVVAGDGPFAEVKEHLAGIFLVDCVSMERALEIAARIPEAAYGLVEVRPTLTYDTSDV; from the coding sequence GTGAAGTACCTGGTCATGATCTACCACAACCCTGCGTCGAGGGCCGCCTGGGCAGGGTTCTCCGACGCCGAGAAGGCGACCGGGTTGCAGATCTACGCGTCGCTGGTCGAGGAGCTGGCCGGCTCCGGTGAGCTGGTGGTCACCGAGGCGCTCGCCGACCCGGCGCACGGGCGCCGCCCCGTCGTCGCCGGGGACGGGCCGTTCGCGGAGGTCAAGGAGCACCTCGCCGGGATCTTCCTGGTCGACTGCGTGAGCATGGAACGGGCGCTGGAGATCGCCGCCCGGATCCCCGAGGCCGCGTACGGCCTGGTCGAGGTCCGCCCCACCCTCACCTACGACACCTCCGACGTCTGA
- a CDS encoding BldC family transcriptional regulator produces MDPRERLLTPGEVAALFRVDPKTVTRWAAAGRIHSIRTPGGHRRFLESEVRALLQQLSSESVGPRANA; encoded by the coding sequence ATGGACCCACGGGAGCGACTGCTCACGCCGGGTGAGGTGGCTGCGCTGTTCCGCGTCGATCCGAAGACAGTGACGCGTTGGGCCGCCGCCGGCCGGATTCACAGCATCCGGACACCAGGTGGTCACCGACGGTTCCTCGAGTCCGAGGTTCGGGCGCTGCTGCAGCAGCTGTCCAGCGAGAGCGTCGGACCGCGAGCGAACGCATAG
- a CDS encoding Lrp/AsnC family transcriptional regulator → MSYVRQVDTVDRRLIEALRANARATFAELARLVGLSAPAVHERIGKLESGGVITGYHASVEPAALGLGVSALVGILQGDTGDSDTIYAALQDLPEIEDCWFVAGEETFVIKVRVPDMPSLEQVIGALNRIRGVARTRTTVVLSTRFEGRAGPVPEQDELSS, encoded by the coding sequence GTGAGCTATGTGCGACAGGTCGACACGGTCGACCGGCGGCTCATCGAGGCCCTCCGGGCCAATGCCCGGGCGACTTTCGCGGAACTCGCCCGCCTCGTCGGGCTGTCCGCGCCGGCGGTGCACGAGCGGATCGGCAAGCTCGAGTCCGGCGGCGTCATCACCGGCTACCACGCGTCCGTCGAACCGGCCGCGCTCGGCCTCGGGGTCAGCGCGCTGGTCGGGATCCTGCAGGGGGACACCGGCGACTCCGACACCATCTACGCCGCCTTGCAGGATCTGCCGGAGATCGAGGACTGCTGGTTCGTGGCCGGCGAGGAGACCTTCGTGATCAAGGTCCGGGTGCCGGACATGCCCTCGTTGGAGCAGGTCATCGGCGCGTTGAACCGGATCCGCGGGGTTGCCCGGACGCGGACCACGGTGGTGCTGTCCACCCGGTTCGAGGGCCGGGCCGGGCCCGTACCGGAGCAGGACGAGCTGTCGTCGTAG
- a CDS encoding response regulator transcription factor, whose protein sequence is MPDPTRVRVRATDPVSEAGVASQLRVQHDLEVLSSDSPARPDVVVLVADRVDEPTATTIRVTRDAGGPRVVLIVGTVDGVEVLSAVEAGVAAIVRRSEATPDRLCTAIRAAATGDGHLPPDLLGRLLQQVGDAQRKLTTPTGLTFGGLTQRELTVLRLIADGYSTSEIATRMAYSERTIKNSIHDLVSRFHLRNRTHAVAFAVRQGLI, encoded by the coding sequence GTGCCCGACCCGACCCGCGTTCGCGTCCGCGCCACCGACCCGGTGTCCGAGGCGGGCGTCGCCAGTCAGCTGCGCGTCCAGCACGACCTGGAGGTCCTCTCGTCCGACTCGCCGGCCCGGCCGGACGTCGTGGTCCTCGTCGCCGACCGCGTGGACGAGCCTACGGCCACGACGATCCGGGTGACCCGCGATGCGGGCGGTCCGCGCGTCGTGTTGATCGTGGGCACCGTCGACGGGGTCGAGGTGCTGTCCGCGGTGGAGGCCGGCGTGGCCGCGATCGTGCGCCGGAGCGAGGCCACCCCCGACCGGCTCTGCACCGCGATCCGGGCGGCCGCCACCGGCGACGGGCACCTGCCGCCCGACCTGCTCGGCCGGCTGCTGCAGCAGGTCGGCGACGCCCAGCGGAAGCTCACCACCCCGACCGGGCTCACCTTCGGCGGTCTCACCCAGCGGGAACTGACCGTGTTGCGGTTGATCGCGGACGGTTACAGCACGTCCGAAATCGCCACTCGAATGGCCTATTCGGAGCGTACGATCAAAAACTCCATTCATGACCTGGTGTCCCGGTTCCACCTGCGCAACCGCACCCATGCGGTCGCGTTCGCCGTCCGGCAGGGCCTGATCTAG